From the Deltaproteobacteria bacterium genome, one window contains:
- a CDS encoding Hsp20/alpha crystallin family protein — MMALVTWDPWREIADRFDRYTRAVGQPQAGSQEVIATGDWVPRVDIAETDEAFAIKAEIPEVNKDDVKITVDNGVLTIRGERKQEKEEKGKKFHRVERSYGSFTRSFTLPDNVDETKIKASFKDGMLNLHIQKTEKAKPRVIEVKVE; from the coding sequence ATTATGGCACTGGTAACATGGGATCCGTGGCGAGAGATTGCTGACAGGTTCGACCGCTACACGAGAGCTGTGGGGCAACCTCAGGCTGGAAGCCAAGAGGTCATCGCAACAGGCGACTGGGTTCCCCGGGTAGACATCGCTGAGACCGACGAGGCATTCGCGATCAAGGCGGAAATTCCCGAGGTCAATAAGGATGACGTCAAAATTACTGTAGACAATGGTGTCCTGACGATTCGGGGAGAGAGAAAACAGGAAAAAGAAGAGAAAGGGAAAAAGTTCCATCGAGTCGAGCGATCTTACGGGAGCTTCACCCGTAGCTTTACGTTGCCTGACAATGTGGATGAAACCAAAATCAAGGCTTCCTTCAAGGACGGCATGCTGAATCTCCATATTCAGAAGACTGAGAAGGCAAAACCGAGAGTCATCGAGGTCAAAGTGGAGTAA
- the hflK gene encoding FtsH protease activity modulator HflK, which translates to MSWENNPGGRQEGPPDLSEMIKKVGDSLSLGKGRKPLWLIVIVIVLGIIVAYTAFYTIAPGHQGVLLRFGNYVGLVMPGLHFKIPFGVDTVFKVHTEQVDTESFGFKSVRPGIRTQYEKGAAEERESLMLTGDLNVIDVEWIIQFRRENPRKYLFNVQDPIMTLRDISESVNRRIVGNRSFDYVLQNREEVNKMAQEELQKILDEYETGIRVVNVRLQNVVPPDPVKGAFNEVNEAQQEKERLINEAQETYNRQIPQAKGEAERAINGARGFALERVNHAKGDVARFSAVLKEYRNSKEVTKQRLYLEAYQTILPNAKQIYIIDSKQKGLLPLLQLNQQVTKGGEAK; encoded by the coding sequence ATGTCGTGGGAAAATAATCCAGGAGGCCGGCAAGAGGGTCCCCCAGATCTTTCCGAAATGATCAAGAAGGTGGGAGATTCACTGAGCCTCGGGAAGGGAAGAAAGCCCCTTTGGCTTATAGTGATCGTCATTGTTCTCGGGATTATCGTGGCTTATACCGCCTTTTACACCATTGCCCCCGGTCACCAGGGGGTCCTTCTGCGATTTGGCAACTATGTTGGTCTGGTTATGCCAGGTCTTCACTTCAAAATCCCCTTTGGTGTGGACACGGTTTTCAAGGTGCACACGGAACAGGTAGACACGGAGAGTTTTGGTTTCAAAAGCGTCCGCCCCGGTATTCGGACCCAGTATGAAAAGGGTGCCGCGGAGGAGCGAGAATCTCTCATGCTTACCGGGGACCTGAACGTTATCGATGTGGAGTGGATCATCCAGTTCCGGAGGGAAAACCCCCGAAAATACCTTTTCAACGTACAAGACCCTATTATGACACTCAGGGATATCAGCGAATCGGTGAATCGGCGCATCGTGGGGAACAGGAGCTTTGACTATGTTCTACAAAACCGGGAAGAGGTGAACAAAATGGCCCAGGAGGAGCTTCAGAAGATTCTCGATGAGTATGAAACCGGAATTCGAGTCGTCAACGTGAGACTCCAAAACGTGGTTCCACCCGATCCTGTAAAAGGCGCCTTCAATGAGGTAAACGAGGCACAGCAGGAAAAGGAGAGACTCATTAACGAGGCCCAGGAGACGTATAACAGACAGATTCCACAAGCTAAGGGAGAAGCGGAAAGAGCGATCAACGGGGCCCGGGGATTCGCGCTCGAGCGGGTGAACCACGCCAAGGGTGATGTAGCCAGGTTCTCGGCTGTTCTCAAAGAATACCGAAATTCGAAAGAAGTCACCAAACAGCGCCTCTACCTGGAGGCCTATCAGACGATCCTGCCCAATGCTAAGCAGATCTACATTATCGACAGTAAACAGAAAGGCCTTCTGCCGTTGCTCCAACTCAATCAGCAGGTAACAAAGGGGGGTGAGGCTAAATGA
- the groL gene encoding chaperonin GroEL (60 kDa chaperone family; promotes refolding of misfolded polypeptides especially under stressful conditions; forms two stacked rings of heptamers to form a barrel-shaped 14mer; ends can be capped by GroES; misfolded proteins enter the barrel where they are refolded when GroES binds), whose translation MAAKEINYGAKAREKMLRGVDILADAVKVTLGPKGRHVLIEKSWGSPKISKDGVTVAKEIELEDKFENIGAQMVKEVASRTSDVAGDGTTTATILAQAIYREGVKLLAAGGNPMPIKRGIDKAVDMVVEELKKMSKPTKDRKEISQVGTISANNDRTIGDIIADAMEKVGKEGVITVEEAKVMETTLKVVEGMQFDRGYLSPYFVTDPEKMEVALEEPYVLLNEKKISTMKDLLPILEQVARGGKPLLILAEDVEGEALATLVVNKLRGTLHCAAVKAPGFGDRRKAMLEDIAILTGGRVISEDLGVKLESITLKDLGTAKRITVDKDNTTIIDGGGARKELEGRVKQIRVQIEETTSDYDREKLQERLAKLIGGVAVINVGAATETEMKEKKDRVEDALNATRAAVEEGVVPGGGVAYVRALKVLKKGQFPGEEQLGANLIKRALEEPVRQISQNAGFEASVVVQRVMEGEGNFGFNAETGTYEDLMKAGIVDPTKVTRFALQNAASVAGLLMTTEAMVAEKPKKDSSSTPAMPSEDLY comes from the coding sequence ATGGCAGCAAAAGAGATTAACTATGGCGCAAAGGCAAGAGAGAAGATGCTGAGAGGTGTGGACATCCTCGCCGACGCGGTGAAGGTGACCCTCGGGCCGAAAGGTCGGCATGTCCTCATTGAAAAATCCTGGGGTTCCCCCAAGATCAGCAAGGACGGGGTGACCGTTGCCAAGGAGATCGAACTGGAAGACAAGTTTGAAAACATAGGTGCACAGATGGTCAAGGAAGTGGCTTCCCGGACATCAGACGTCGCCGGGGACGGCACAACCACGGCGACAATCCTGGCACAGGCCATCTACCGCGAAGGAGTTAAGCTTTTGGCAGCGGGCGGCAACCCCATGCCCATCAAGCGGGGCATTGACAAGGCCGTTGATATGGTGGTTGAAGAACTGAAAAAGATGTCCAAACCCACAAAAGACAGAAAAGAGATCTCTCAGGTCGGCACAATATCGGCAAACAACGACCGCACCATCGGGGACATTATCGCCGATGCCATGGAAAAGGTGGGCAAGGAGGGTGTAATTACCGTAGAGGAAGCCAAGGTGATGGAAACCACTCTGAAGGTCGTTGAGGGTATGCAGTTCGACAGGGGCTACCTGAGCCCGTACTTTGTGACAGACCCCGAGAAGATGGAAGTTGCCCTCGAGGAACCCTATGTCCTTTTAAACGAAAAGAAGATCAGTACCATGAAAGACCTGCTTCCCATTCTAGAGCAGGTTGCAAGGGGTGGAAAACCTCTCTTGATCCTTGCAGAGGACGTGGAGGGGGAGGCTCTGGCTACCCTGGTGGTAAACAAGTTGAGAGGGACTCTGCATTGTGCGGCTGTCAAGGCGCCCGGCTTTGGCGACAGGCGAAAGGCCATGCTGGAAGATATCGCCATACTGACCGGCGGCCGGGTGATCAGTGAGGATTTGGGCGTCAAGCTGGAAAGCATTACCCTGAAAGACCTGGGCACTGCCAAACGGATTACTGTGGACAAAGATAACACAACGATCATCGATGGGGGCGGCGCGCGCAAGGAACTGGAAGGTCGCGTAAAACAGATCAGAGTTCAAATTGAAGAAACGACCAGCGACTATGACAGGGAAAAGCTTCAGGAGCGCCTGGCAAAATTGATCGGGGGCGTGGCCGTTATCAATGTAGGCGCTGCCACGGAAACTGAAATGAAGGAAAAAAAGGACAGGGTGGAAGATGCCCTCAATGCGACTCGCGCAGCCGTGGAGGAGGGCGTCGTTCCCGGTGGCGGCGTTGCTTATGTGCGTGCCCTGAAGGTTCTCAAAAAGGGTCAATTCCCCGGGGAGGAGCAGCTTGGGGCGAACCTCATTAAACGTGCCCTTGAGGAGCCTGTGAGGCAGATTTCCCAAAATGCCGGCTTTGAGGCCTCTGTGGTGGTCCAGCGCGTTATGGAGGGAGAAGGAAATTTTGGATTCAATGCCGAAACTGGGACGTACGAAGATCTTATGAAGGCCGGCATTGTGGATCCGACCAAGGTAACACGGTTTGCGCTTCAGAATGCCGCATCCGTGGCCGGCCTTCTCATGACCACGGAGGCAATGGTTGCTGAAAAGCCGAAAAAAGATAGCTCCTCGACACCCGCCATGCCATCAGAAGACCTGTATTGA
- the ftsH gene encoding ATP-dependent zinc metalloprotease FtsH: MFGPGDPQKKRDALPPKARFSIWYILLAFLLFSYLQQYYFSSKVETIPYSQFKQYIAQDQLDKLIIGPENINGTLKGTPGKKFTTLRVDDPSLVKDLDEHKVSYSGHYESKFLSSILSWVIPIAIFFFIWRFAMKKMGPGMGVMSFSKSKAKMFAENETKVTFVDVAGIDESKEELQELVEFLSNPGKFQKLGGRIPKGVLLVGLPGTGKTLLARAVAGEAKVPFFSISGSEFVEMFVGVGAARVRDLFAQAASQAPCIIFIDELDALGKARGMNVMGGHDEREQTLNQLLVEMDGFETNKGVIIMAATNRPEILDPALMRPGRFDRQVLVDRPDINGREAVLKIHSKNVLLAPDVDLRKVAGRTPGFVGADLANLINEAALLAARKNKETVGPAEFDDAIDRVVGGLEKKNRVMNAQEKEIVAFHESGHAIVAESVDHADPVHKISIIPRGIAALGYTQQQPTEDRYLMTRSELLDRLAVLLGGRVAEELVFGEISTGAQNDLQRATDIARSMVTEYGMSDRMGLVTYERARQPLFLPESFAPGKTYSEEKAGQIDEEISLVIEQAHQRVQGILSAHRTILDDLAKLVSQKEVVQGEELRKMLGKTPAE, from the coding sequence ATGTTCGGTCCCGGAGACCCCCAGAAAAAGAGGGATGCCTTGCCCCCGAAGGCTCGTTTCAGCATCTGGTATATCCTGCTGGCCTTCCTTTTGTTCTCCTACCTGCAGCAATACTATTTTTCTTCAAAAGTGGAAACGATCCCCTACAGCCAATTTAAGCAATACATTGCTCAAGACCAGTTGGATAAATTGATCATCGGCCCGGAAAATATCAATGGAACGCTGAAGGGAACGCCGGGCAAAAAGTTTACGACCCTTCGGGTGGATGATCCCAGCCTGGTGAAGGATCTGGATGAACACAAGGTCAGTTACTCAGGACATTATGAGAGTAAATTCCTGAGCAGCATTCTTTCCTGGGTCATCCCTATCGCCATTTTCTTCTTCATCTGGCGATTCGCCATGAAGAAGATGGGGCCGGGGATGGGGGTTATGTCTTTTAGCAAAAGTAAAGCGAAGATGTTTGCCGAGAATGAGACCAAGGTCACTTTCGTCGATGTGGCCGGGATCGATGAGTCCAAAGAAGAGCTTCAGGAGCTGGTTGAATTTCTGAGTAATCCGGGGAAATTCCAGAAACTGGGAGGGAGAATTCCTAAAGGGGTCCTTCTGGTCGGCCTTCCCGGGACCGGCAAAACCCTTCTGGCAAGGGCTGTGGCCGGGGAGGCAAAAGTCCCTTTCTTCAGCATCAGCGGATCTGAGTTTGTGGAGATGTTCGTGGGTGTGGGAGCCGCCCGTGTCCGCGATCTTTTTGCCCAGGCCGCGAGCCAGGCCCCCTGCATCATCTTCATTGATGAACTGGACGCGCTGGGGAAAGCCCGGGGAATGAATGTTATGGGTGGGCATGATGAACGAGAGCAGACGCTTAACCAGCTCCTGGTTGAGATGGATGGATTCGAGACGAACAAAGGGGTCATCATCATGGCCGCCACCAACCGTCCGGAAATTCTGGATCCTGCCTTGATGCGCCCTGGGCGTTTTGATCGGCAGGTCCTGGTAGACCGGCCGGATATCAACGGGCGGGAAGCCGTCCTGAAAATCCATTCCAAGAATGTTCTCCTAGCCCCCGATGTGGATCTCCGCAAGGTCGCAGGACGTACCCCCGGCTTTGTGGGAGCCGATCTGGCCAACCTCATCAATGAGGCAGCCCTGCTGGCTGCCCGGAAAAACAAGGAAACGGTCGGGCCGGCTGAGTTCGACGACGCAATAGACCGAGTGGTTGGGGGTCTGGAGAAAAAGAACCGGGTGATGAATGCCCAGGAGAAGGAAATAGTCGCCTTTCATGAGTCCGGACACGCGATTGTCGCCGAGTCTGTGGATCATGCCGACCCAGTGCACAAAATCTCCATTATTCCCCGAGGGATCGCGGCGCTCGGATATACCCAGCAGCAACCCACGGAGGATCGCTACCTGATGACCCGTTCGGAGCTGCTGGACAGGCTGGCCGTTCTTTTAGGAGGCAGGGTGGCGGAGGAACTGGTTTTCGGAGAAATCTCCACAGGGGCGCAAAACGACCTGCAGCGGGCTACGGACATTGCCCGGTCCATGGTCACGGAATACGGCATGAGCGATCGCATGGGATTGGTGACCTATGAGCGCGCTCGTCAGCCTCTGTTCCTCCCGGAAAGTTTTGCTCCCGGTAAAACCTACAGTGAAGAGAAAGCCGGCCAGATAGATGAAGAAATTTCCCTGGTGATCGAGCAGGCGCATCAAAGGGTGCAAGGAATCCTGAGCGCTCACCGCACTATTTTGGATGACCTGGCCAAACTCGTTTCCCAGAAGGAAGTTGTGCAGGGGGAGGAACTGAGAAAGATGCTGGGGAAAACCCCTGCGGAATAG
- the hflC gene encoding protease modulator HflC, whose product MRRMGAFIGVVIVIFLILLFSGAFYTVNEWEQVVITQFGRPVGKPKTEAGLNFKIPFIQDIHRYEKRIMRWDGDPKEIPTRDKRFIYVDTTARWRIVDAQKFLEVLGTYTQAYAKLDDIIDAVLRDYVSANPLVELVRTTNEMPSVENVEGKVLSPFQGEATAPETVRLGREKITRAILAEASKAMPAFGMKLVDVRIKRINYVEQVRKKVYERMVSERKRKAAQFRSEGEGKKAEILGQMEKELKSIISGAYRTAEEIRGGADAEATRIYGDAYGQDPAFYAFFKTLETYKDAAYKNASVILGTDSDYYRFLKTIPK is encoded by the coding sequence ATGAGACGAATGGGAGCTTTCATTGGCGTTGTGATCGTTATCTTTCTGATCCTCTTGTTTTCGGGCGCCTTTTACACGGTCAACGAATGGGAACAGGTGGTGATCACCCAGTTTGGAAGACCGGTTGGAAAACCAAAGACCGAGGCGGGTCTCAATTTCAAGATTCCCTTCATTCAGGACATCCATCGCTATGAGAAGCGGATTATGAGGTGGGATGGAGATCCCAAAGAGATACCCACCCGGGACAAACGGTTTATCTATGTCGATACAACGGCCCGGTGGCGAATCGTGGACGCACAGAAATTCCTGGAGGTTCTTGGTACGTACACTCAGGCATACGCCAAGTTGGATGACATCATTGACGCTGTTCTCAGGGATTATGTCTCGGCGAATCCTCTGGTGGAGCTCGTCCGGACCACAAACGAGATGCCGAGCGTGGAGAATGTGGAAGGCAAGGTCCTCTCCCCGTTCCAGGGTGAAGCAACCGCCCCGGAAACCGTTCGCCTGGGGAGAGAAAAGATCACCCGCGCAATTCTGGCCGAGGCGTCGAAGGCTATGCCCGCCTTTGGTATGAAACTGGTCGATGTGCGCATCAAGCGGATTAACTATGTCGAGCAAGTCCGTAAGAAGGTGTACGAACGGATGGTGTCGGAAAGAAAGCGCAAGGCCGCCCAGTTTCGATCGGAGGGAGAGGGCAAAAAGGCAGAGATTCTCGGCCAGATGGAGAAGGAGCTGAAATCCATCATCTCGGGCGCATACCGGACGGCCGAAGAGATCCGGGGAGGGGCGGATGCAGAGGCAACCAGGATCTATGGAGACGCTTACGGTCAGGATCCTGCCTTCTACGCCTTTTTCAAGACCCTGGAGACCTACAAAGATGCTGCGTATAAGAACGCCTCTGTTATTCTTGGAACCGATTCCGACTATTACCGGTTCCTGAAGACCATCCCGAAATGA
- a CDS encoding antibiotic biosynthesis monooxygenase, giving the protein MKALVGKKLDVMQTLLSMSAAARKEKGCLSYDAFCDINRKTVFYLIEERQKRAELVRHIRSERFSVLLGTRSLLTKPLEMKIHTISRSEGVEVVNALRNREPSENHCY; this is encoded by the coding sequence ATGAAGGCACTCGTGGGAAAAAAGTTAGATGTGATGCAGACACTTCTCTCGATGAGTGCGGCTGCGAGAAAGGAGAAGGGGTGCCTGAGCTATGACGCTTTTTGCGATATCAATCGTAAAACAGTTTTCTATCTCATTGAGGAGCGGCAGAAACGTGCAGAACTGGTCCGTCATATACGATCCGAAAGATTCAGTGTTTTGCTCGGGACCAGGAGTCTTTTAACCAAACCTCTGGAAATGAAAATCCATACGATCTCCCGTTCGGAAGGGGTGGAGGTCGTCAATGCCCTCAGGAACAGGGAACCCTCTGAAAATCACTGCTACTGA
- a CDS encoding DUF4070 domain-containing protein — MKTLLIYPEYPATFWSFKYALRFIHKRAALPPLGLLTIGAMLPKVWPKKLVDVNVEKLTEKDLAWADCAFISGMVVQRESAREIIGRCKEANIKVIAGGPLFTNEYDQFEGVDHFVLNEAELTLPPFLADLEKGCAQHIYETSEFCDIRKVPAPLWELMDFKQYASMSIQFSRGCPFNCDFCNVTALFGHRPRIKTAEQITAELDGLYDQGWRGQVFFVDDNFIGNKGYLKNYLLPALIQWQKGRKGVPFNTEASVNLADDELLMEMMVQAGFDAVFIGIETPNEESLAECNKKQNKNRDLLESVKRMQRAGLQVTGGFIVGFDSDTPSIFQRQIDFIQKSGIVTAMVGLLNAPPGTRLYERMRKEDRLIDCISGDNADGTTNILPRMGFDVLREGYGNLMQHIYSPEHYYKRAMTFLREYKRPKVRTPLEFQRLLAVLRSSFRLGIFGRERFEYWKIMIWTLFCRPKMLPLTITLAIYGYHFRKICKLKIAQ; from the coding sequence ATGAAAACCTTGCTGATCTATCCGGAGTACCCGGCTACCTTCTGGAGTTTCAAATATGCCCTCAGATTCATTCACAAAAGGGCGGCTTTGCCTCCCCTGGGTCTTCTGACGATAGGAGCGATGCTGCCCAAAGTATGGCCTAAGAAGCTGGTTGATGTGAATGTGGAAAAGCTCACTGAAAAAGACCTAGCATGGGCTGATTGCGCTTTTATCAGCGGCATGGTTGTGCAAAGAGAATCGGCACGTGAGATCATTGGCCGGTGTAAGGAGGCGAATATCAAGGTCATAGCTGGTGGGCCGCTCTTCACCAACGAATACGATCAATTTGAGGGTGTGGACCATTTTGTGCTGAATGAGGCCGAACTGACCCTCCCCCCCTTTCTGGCGGATCTGGAGAAGGGATGCGCTCAGCACATCTACGAGACATCGGAGTTTTGCGACATTCGTAAAGTACCTGCTCCCCTGTGGGAATTGATGGATTTCAAACAGTATGCCTCGATGAGCATTCAGTTTTCGCGTGGCTGTCCATTCAATTGTGATTTCTGTAACGTAACCGCACTATTCGGGCATCGCCCCCGCATCAAAACAGCCGAGCAGATTACTGCTGAGCTGGATGGTCTTTACGATCAAGGGTGGCGTGGACAGGTCTTTTTTGTGGATGATAACTTTATCGGCAACAAAGGTTATCTGAAGAATTATCTCCTGCCGGCACTCATCCAGTGGCAGAAAGGCAGGAAGGGAGTCCCTTTCAACACAGAGGCTTCGGTCAACCTGGCCGATGACGAGCTGCTGATGGAAATGATGGTCCAAGCGGGTTTTGATGCGGTCTTCATCGGAATCGAAACGCCCAATGAAGAAAGCCTGGCTGAATGCAACAAAAAGCAGAACAAGAACCGAGACCTCCTGGAGAGTGTAAAGCGTATGCAGCGGGCCGGGCTGCAAGTGACCGGTGGCTTCATTGTCGGCTTTGACAGTGACACGCCATCCATCTTTCAGCGGCAGATCGACTTTATCCAGAAGAGCGGCATCGTGACGGCCATGGTGGGCCTACTGAACGCCCCACCCGGCACAAGGCTCTATGAACGTATGAGGAAAGAGGACCGCCTGATCGACTGTATCTCCGGAGACAACGCAGACGGCACGACCAACATTCTTCCCAGAATGGGGTTTGATGTATTGCGCGAAGGATACGGAAACCTGATGCAGCACATTTACTCACCCGAGCATTACTATAAACGGGCGATGACCTTTCTCCGGGAGTATAAGAGACCAAAGGTGAGGACCCCTCTGGAGTTTCAACGTTTGCTGGCGGTCTTGCGTTCAAGCTTCCGCCTGGGTATTTTCGGCCGGGAGCGATTCGAATACTGGAAGATCATGATCTGGACTCTTTTTTGCCGGCCTAAAATGCTCCCGCTGACTATTACGCTTGCGATTTATGGCTATCATTTCCGCAAAATCTGCAAATTGAAGATTGCTCAGTGA
- the groES gene encoding co-chaperone GroES produces the protein MKIRPLSDRVLVVGIEEKEKTAGGIVIPDTAKEKPQEGKIVAAGPGKWDENGKRIPLEVKKGDRILFGKYAGNEIKVDGVEHLIMREDDILGIMESD, from the coding sequence ATGAAAATAAGGCCATTAAGCGACAGGGTGCTTGTTGTCGGAATTGAGGAGAAGGAAAAGACCGCCGGCGGGATCGTCATTCCGGATACGGCCAAGGAAAAACCACAAGAAGGAAAGATCGTAGCGGCCGGTCCCGGAAAATGGGATGAAAACGGAAAACGGATTCCCCTGGAAGTCAAGAAAGGCGATCGTATACTTTTCGGCAAATATGCGGGAAATGAAATCAAGGTCGATGGGGTGGAACATCTCATTATGAGAGAGGATGATATCCTGGGTATCATGGAAAGTGATTGA